From Erigeron canadensis isolate Cc75 chromosome 8, C_canadensis_v1, whole genome shotgun sequence, one genomic window encodes:
- the LOC122580131 gene encoding 3-hydroxy-3-methylglutaryl coenzyme A reductase 2-B-like — translation MDVRQRSVRPHDHQSSLKPTNKAGELDQQAKASDALPLPLYLTNGLFFTMFFTVMYFLLHRWREKIRNSVPLHVVTLSELAALVSLVASVIYLVGFFGIDFVQSVIRPSPDSWEIEEDDDDNSDQMMIHDDDKPIKPCGQALIPHIVPSTQENFKSSALPTVEHTSDEDEEIVKMVVAGTIPSYALESKLGDCKRAAGIRRLALERITGKSLYGLPLDGFDYESILGQCCEMPVGYVQIPVGIAGPLLLNGAEFSVPMATTEGCLVASTNRGCKAIYVSGGATCILLKDGMTRAPVVRFGSAKRAADLKQFLEDPLNFDTLATVFNKSSRFGRLQTIRCAIAGKNLYIRFCCSTGDAMGMNMVSKGVQNVLDFLGTDFPDMDVMGISGNYCSDKKPAAVNWIEGRGKSVVCEAVIKEEVVQKVLKTTVAALVELNMLKNLTGSAMAGALGGFNAHASNIVSAVYLATGQDPAQNVESSHCITMMEAVNDGKDLHVSVTMPSIEVGTVGGGTQLASQSACLNLLGVKGASKVEPGSNSRVLATIVAGSVLAGELSLMSAISAGQLVKSHMKYNRSTKDMSKLS, via the exons ATGGACGTTCGCCAGCGCTCAGTCAGGCCGCACGATCACCAATCATCTCTAAAACCGACTAATAAGGCTGGCGAACTTGACCAACAAGCTAAAGCCTCTGATGCCCTCCCACTTCCACTTTACTTAACAAACGGCCTTTTCTTCACCATGTTTTTCACTGTCATGTACTTTCTTCTTCACCGATGGCGCGAGAAGATCCGAAACTCGGTTCCTCTCCATGTTGTCACCTTGTCTGAGCTGGCAGCCTTGGTGTCCCTTGTTGCCTCTGTCATCTATTTAGTTGGTTTCTTTGGGATTGATTTTGTTCAATCCGTCATCCGTCCGTCCCCTGATTCATGGGAAATCGAAGAGGACGACGACGATAATTCGGATCaaatgatgattcatgatgatGATAAGCCTATTAAGCCTTGTGGTCAAGCCTTGATTCCACACATTGTACCAAGTACACAAGAGAATTTTAAATCATCAGCTTTACCAACTGTTGAACATACTTCCGATGAAGACGAAGAAATCGTCAAAATGGTCGttgcag GTACAATTCCTTCATATGCACTCGAATCAAAACTCGGAGACTGTAAACGAGCGGCAGGAATTCGACGTCTAGCTCTCGAAAGGATAACCGGGAAATCCTTATATGGACTACCGCTCGACGGGTTCGATTACGAATCAATTCTAGGGCAATGTTGCGAAATGCCGGTTGGATATGTGCAAATTCCAGTGGGGATAGCGGGGCCATTGTTGTTGAATGGGGCGGAGTTTAGTGTGCCAATGGCGACTACTGAGGGCTGTTTAGTCGCTAGCACAAATAGAGGGTGTAAAGCGATTTATGTTTCTGGTGGTGCCACGTGTATACTTTTGAAAGATGGGATGACGAGAGCACCAGTTGTGAGATTCGGTAGTGCAAAGAGGGCGGCTGATTTGAAGCAATTCTTGGAAGATCCGTTGAATTTCGACACTTTAGCCACCGTTTTTAACAA ATCAAGCCGATTTGGAAGGCTACAAACCATTCGATGTGCGATTGCTGGCAAGAATCTATACATAAGATTTTGTTGTAGTACCGGGGACGCTATGGGGATGAATATGGTCTCAAAAGGTGTCCAAAATGTACTTGATTTCCTTGGCACCGATTTCCCTGACATGGACGTTATGGGCATTTCTG GAAACTATTGCTCGGACAAGAAGCCTGCCGCCGTAAACTGGATAGAGGGGCGTGGGAAGTCCGTGGTGTGTGAGGCGGTAATCAAGGAAGAGGTTGTCCAAAAAGTGTTGAAAACAACCGTTGCGGCTTTGGTAGAGCTGAACATGCTCAAAAATCTCACTGGGTCTGCAATGGCTGGCGCACTTGGAGGCTTTAACGCGCATGCTAGTAACATTGTTTCCGCAGTGTACCTAGCCACGGGCCAAGATCCCGCCCAAAATGTAGAGAGTTCCCACTGCATTACCATGATGGAAGCTGTGAACGATGGCAAAGATCTTCATGTATCGGTCACTATGCCTTCTATTGAG GTTGGGACAGTTGGAGGAGGTACACAACTTGCATCACAGTCAGCATGTTTGAATTTATTAGGTGTCAAAGGTGCAAGCAAAGTTGAACCAGGGTCAAACTCAAGGGTGTTAGCCACAATAGTGGCTGGCTCGGTCCTTGCTGGTGAGCTATCTCTCATGTCCGCAATATCCGCgggtcaacttgtcaagagccACATGAAATACAACAGATCTACTAAAGATATGTCTAAGTTAAGCTAA